In one window of Sediminispirochaeta bajacaliforniensis DSM 16054 DNA:
- a CDS encoding LacI family DNA-binding transcriptional regulator — protein MEDSQVTIKDIAKIAGVSFSTVSRSLNNSPLVAEKTRRRISEIADELGFEFNASARGLITKQVGTVGIILPDQYTEVAVNVYHGMLMNSLRTILEKKDVDLIVSYEKNHFTGKNNIVRLVTRNKVDGLIILVETIQKETLDFLESKNIPFVCTHYPPIEILKDQDVVYTDHLAGGRMIAEYFLESGRNSFLILAQDIDPLEFKMREDGFRDTVERAGKPVKRLTCKKGFDTAYLAVKHSPDLLDGVDALFAMNDIMALGAMKGLKELGFRIPEDIAVVGYDDIDFAKYSDPPLSSIHQPREELAVLSCERLFFQMEKQKSGMPMMKKRITIQPVLIVRESS, from the coding sequence ATGGAAGATTCGCAGGTTACCATCAAAGACATTGCTAAAATAGCCGGAGTGAGTTTTTCTACGGTTTCCCGTTCCCTGAACAATAGTCCGCTGGTTGCGGAAAAGACAAGACGCCGAATTTCCGAGATAGCGGATGAACTCGGCTTCGAGTTCAATGCTTCGGCCCGCGGGCTGATTACAAAACAGGTGGGAACCGTAGGAATCATTCTTCCCGACCAATATACCGAAGTGGCGGTGAATGTCTATCACGGCATGTTGATGAATAGCCTGCGGACGATTCTCGAAAAGAAGGATGTCGATCTTATCGTTTCCTACGAAAAGAATCATTTCACCGGGAAGAACAATATTGTACGCCTGGTGACTCGAAATAAGGTCGACGGGCTTATTATTCTCGTAGAAACCATTCAGAAGGAGACTCTCGACTTTCTCGAATCGAAAAACATTCCCTTTGTCTGTACCCATTATCCCCCCATCGAGATACTCAAGGATCAGGATGTCGTGTACACCGATCATCTGGCCGGGGGCCGGATGATCGCCGAGTACTTTCTTGAAAGCGGCAGAAATTCTTTTCTGATTCTTGCCCAGGATATTGATCCACTTGAGTTTAAGATGCGGGAGGATGGGTTTAGAGATACGGTAGAGCGGGCAGGTAAACCGGTAAAAAGGTTGACCTGTAAAAAGGGATTCGACACGGCATACCTTGCCGTGAAACATTCCCCGGATCTCCTCGATGGTGTGGATGCGCTTTTTGCAATGAACGACATCATGGCCCTGGGGGCAATGAAGGGGCTCAAGGAGCTTGGTTTCAGAATCCCTGAGGATATTGCGGTGGTCGGTTACGATGACATTGATTTTGCCAAATATAGTGATCCACCGCTCTCTTCCATCCACCAGCCGAGGGAAGAGCTTGCCGTTCTCTCTTGTGAACGACTCTTTTTTCAGATGGAGAAGCAGAAATCAGGCATGCCGATGATGAAAAAGCGTATCACCATTCAACCCGTACTCATTGTAAGGGAATCATCGTAA
- a CDS encoding 5-deoxy-glucuronate isomerase: MIVKNEHEKHYGYTPITERKGKHQELLLDFGILRLRAGERWSDSSDTERALLLIEGEVVFEWEGKSFHATRNSCFDETPIVLHLPRSVKASVTAKKESEIALEMCENPQAFEPKLYDKGDTRSDIFGGGTLNETSIRTVRTVFDGEIAPYSNMVMGEVINHPGKWSSYPPHDHPQPEIYYYHFFPKQGFGVSLLEDDAFIVKDGDTSLIHPDKTHSQVAAPGYAMYYIWMIPHLPNDRWLPTTRYYRQEHQWLLEKDVKIWPERKKTEDKA, from the coding sequence ATGATAGTAAAGAACGAACATGAAAAGCATTATGGGTATACCCCAATTACCGAACGGAAAGGGAAGCATCAGGAACTGCTTCTCGATTTTGGAATCCTGCGGCTAAGGGCGGGAGAGCGTTGGAGCGATAGTTCCGATACCGAACGGGCCCTCCTCCTTATTGAAGGAGAGGTCGTGTTCGAATGGGAAGGAAAAAGCTTCCATGCAACGCGAAACTCCTGCTTTGACGAAACTCCGATTGTGCTCCATCTCCCTCGTTCGGTTAAGGCCTCTGTGACCGCAAAAAAGGAGAGCGAGATTGCCCTCGAGATGTGCGAGAATCCCCAGGCTTTCGAGCCCAAGCTTTACGACAAGGGAGATACGCGAAGCGACATCTTCGGAGGAGGGACCCTGAACGAAACCTCTATCCGCACCGTCAGAACCGTCTTCGACGGTGAGATCGCTCCCTATTCAAATATGGTGATGGGAGAGGTAATAAACCATCCCGGCAAATGGTCGAGCTATCCCCCCCATGATCATCCTCAGCCAGAGATCTACTATTACCATTTCTTCCCGAAACAGGGGTTCGGTGTTTCTCTTCTGGAAGACGACGCCTTTATCGTGAAAGACGGAGACACCAGTCTGATCCACCCCGATAAAACCCACTCTCAGGTGGCGGCCCCCGGCTATGCCATGTATTACATCTGGATGATCCCCCATCTTCCCAATGACCGCTGGCTGCCGACCACCCGATACTATCGCCAGGAGCATCAGTGGCTTTTGGAAAAAGATGTGAAAATCTGGCCTGAACGAAAAAAAACGGAGGATAAAGCATGA
- the iolG gene encoding inositol 2-dehydrogenase, whose product MDKIRIGSVGLGRLGLRHAENLASKIVGTQLVALCDVDDRKLEDTANRLGVAHRFSDFEAMLKLPELDAVLIASPSALHTGQIASALAAGKHVFTEKPLGVTVEECRAAEKAVERHPDRVFMIGFMRRFDDSYMYAHEKVISGQIGRPILFRSYSQDPEKFIDGAIAFAPHSGGEFLDMAVHDIDLARWFLQDEPESVYAIGGCYAHPEFAQYKDGDNVSCLMKFRNEAMAFLFAGRTAPHGYNVETEIIGTKGTLRIASVPQKNLVEVLDSHGVRRECSENFLERFSASYVNEVQEFIDSIRYRRKPAVTVYDGTKVSEIAYRCKEAFESGVMLRF is encoded by the coding sequence ATGGATAAAATAAGGATTGGTTCCGTCGGGCTGGGGCGATTGGGACTTAGGCACGCTGAAAACCTTGCTTCCAAGATCGTTGGGACACAATTGGTGGCGCTCTGCGACGTTGACGACCGAAAGCTTGAAGATACAGCGAATCGCCTGGGTGTTGCTCATCGTTTTTCCGACTTTGAAGCAATGCTCAAACTTCCGGAACTTGATGCCGTACTCATTGCCTCTCCTTCGGCTCTTCATACCGGGCAGATTGCTTCCGCCTTAGCCGCTGGCAAGCATGTATTTACGGAAAAACCCTTGGGGGTTACCGTAGAGGAGTGTAGGGCGGCCGAGAAGGCTGTCGAAAGACATCCCGACAGAGTCTTCATGATCGGCTTTATGCGCCGTTTCGACGACTCTTACATGTACGCCCATGAGAAGGTGATTTCTGGGCAGATCGGTCGTCCGATTCTCTTTCGTTCATACAGCCAGGACCCTGAAAAGTTTATCGACGGGGCCATAGCCTTTGCTCCCCATAGTGGGGGGGAATTCCTCGACATGGCGGTTCACGATATCGATCTTGCCCGCTGGTTCCTGCAGGATGAGCCGGAAAGTGTCTATGCCATCGGCGGCTGTTATGCCCATCCTGAGTTTGCACAATATAAGGACGGCGATAATGTTTCCTGCCTGATGAAATTCCGCAACGAGGCAATGGCTTTTCTTTTCGCCGGGAGAACCGCTCCCCACGGTTATAATGTGGAAACCGAGATCATCGGAACGAAGGGAACCTTGCGAATCGCATCTGTCCCCCAGAAAAATCTCGTGGAGGTTCTCGATTCCCATGGCGTTCGCAGAGAGTGCAGCGAAAATTTCCTTGAGCGATTTTCCGCAAGCTATGTAAACGAGGTGCAGGAGTTTATCGACTCCATTCGCTATAGACGAAAACCGGCGGTAACGGTGTATGATGGTACAAAGGTGAGCGAAATCGCCTACAGATGTAAAGAGGCATTTGAAAGTGGCGTTATGCTGAGGTTTTAA